A part of Arthrobacter dokdonellae genomic DNA contains:
- a CDS encoding efflux RND transporter permease subunit, which produces MFRLARMSLGNRALIALITIFGVVFGVITLGSLKQELIPSIEFPQITVVSSMPGASPEVVDKQVGAPLEAALNGVEGLETSTSTSRSGVSTINLSFAYGTNLDRARNQIDRAISNVAPSLPDGVQPQPIAGSIADFPIVFLAVSSDQGLSALHTSLQGTAVPALLKIDGVRSADVTGANSQHIAILPDAAKMAAAGVNAGAITNALKNNGSLVPVGSLSDNGLTLPIQAGSPVDSLDAIKGLPLSGSKDHPAPTIGSVASVALADDPTTSITRTDGKPTLALSITKTPAADTVTLSHAISAALPQIQASLGHNTRFTTVLDQAPFIEKSIHDLTQEGLLGLGFAVVVILVFLLSVRSTLVTAISIPLSLLVTFIGLWATGYSLNILTLGALTIAIGRVVDDSIVVIENIKRHMSYGEDKKAAILSAIREVAGAVTASTLTTVAVFLPIAFVGSLAGELFRPFALTVTFALLASLLVSLTIVPVLAYWFLKSPALAGTPSGAADDAGTALSGKALLRAVEEKERGSWLQRGYLPVLAKTQKHPVYTLVAGVIILGATLAMTPLLPTNLLGDTGQNSLTVTQKMPAGTSLDATDAAAKKVEAVLARIDGIQDVQVTVGNSSGGFSALLSSGASSATFQVITDPNADQVALQDTVRDAVVQVKNAGTIALGSSGGGFGTSNSVDVTVKAGTGVALQDASDALVKALTGLPGAQSVASNLSGAQPVVQVSVDRAKAVAAGLDESQVTGLLAATVSPLPGGTVRIDTTDYKVQVGVGRTFDSVAALAAAQVPTPAGPVPLSAFATVKQVDTPLTITSSNGQRTATVSVTPDANSLGSLSAEVQKKIDSVKLPPGAVATIGGAATQQSDSFRQLGLAMLAAIAIVYVIMVATFKSLIQPLILLVSIPFAATGAIALLLITRVPLGLASLIGMLMLVGIVVTNAIVLIDLINQYRRPSGDRPAMNVADAIEHGARQRLRPILMTALATIFALTPMALGVTGGGGFISQPLAIVVVGGLVSSTLLTLVLVPVLYRLVEGRKERRELMKALKVVHRPASGGAGSPAGPEFQDWTTGAIPKVRGRRAAD; this is translated from the coding sequence ATGTTTCGTTTGGCACGGATGTCCCTGGGCAACCGGGCGTTGATCGCGTTGATCACCATCTTCGGGGTGGTGTTCGGCGTCATCACGCTCGGCTCGCTCAAGCAGGAGCTGATCCCCTCCATCGAGTTCCCGCAGATCACGGTGGTCTCCTCCATGCCCGGCGCCTCGCCGGAGGTGGTGGACAAACAGGTCGGCGCCCCGCTGGAAGCCGCGCTCAACGGCGTCGAAGGCCTTGAGACGAGCACGTCCACCTCGCGCAGCGGCGTCTCCACGATCAACCTGTCCTTCGCCTACGGCACCAACCTTGACCGCGCCCGGAACCAGATTGACCGGGCCATTTCCAACGTCGCCCCGAGCCTGCCCGACGGTGTCCAGCCGCAGCCCATTGCCGGCAGCATCGCCGATTTCCCCATCGTCTTCCTGGCTGTTTCTTCTGACCAGGGCCTGTCCGCGCTGCACACCAGCCTGCAGGGGACCGCGGTGCCGGCGCTGCTGAAGATCGACGGCGTCCGCAGCGCCGACGTCACGGGCGCCAACTCCCAGCACATCGCCATTTTGCCGGACGCGGCGAAGATGGCTGCCGCCGGCGTCAATGCCGGCGCCATCACAAATGCGCTCAAGAACAACGGCTCGCTGGTGCCCGTGGGCTCGCTCAGCGACAACGGGCTGACGCTGCCCATCCAGGCCGGCAGCCCAGTTGACTCGCTTGACGCGATCAAGGGCCTGCCGCTGTCCGGCAGCAAGGACCATCCCGCGCCGACCATCGGCTCGGTCGCCAGCGTTGCCCTGGCGGACGATCCCACCACGTCCATCACGCGCACCGACGGCAAACCCACGTTGGCGCTCTCCATCACCAAGACACCCGCCGCGGACACGGTGACGCTGTCCCACGCGATCAGCGCCGCGCTGCCGCAGATCCAGGCCTCCCTGGGCCACAACACCCGGTTCACCACCGTCCTGGACCAGGCCCCGTTCATTGAAAAGTCCATCCACGACCTCACGCAGGAGGGCCTGCTAGGACTTGGCTTCGCCGTCGTCGTGATCCTGGTCTTCCTGCTTTCGGTCCGCTCCACCCTGGTCACGGCCATCTCCATCCCGCTGTCCCTGCTGGTGACTTTCATCGGGCTGTGGGCCACGGGGTATTCGCTGAACATCCTGACGTTGGGCGCGCTGACCATCGCCATCGGGCGGGTGGTGGACGACTCCATTGTCGTCATTGAAAACATCAAGCGGCACATGAGCTACGGCGAGGACAAAAAGGCCGCCATCCTCTCCGCCATCCGCGAGGTGGCCGGGGCCGTGACCGCGTCCACGCTGACCACGGTGGCCGTGTTCCTGCCGATCGCCTTCGTGGGCAGCCTGGCCGGGGAGCTGTTCCGGCCGTTCGCCCTCACCGTGACCTTTGCGCTGCTGGCCTCGCTGCTGGTGTCACTGACCATTGTGCCGGTGCTCGCGTATTGGTTCCTGAAGTCCCCCGCCCTTGCCGGCACTCCGTCAGGCGCCGCGGACGACGCCGGCACGGCCTTGAGCGGCAAGGCGCTCCTGCGCGCCGTGGAAGAGAAAGAGCGCGGCTCCTGGTTGCAGCGCGGTTATCTGCCCGTCCTGGCCAAGACGCAAAAGCACCCCGTGTACACGCTGGTGGCGGGCGTCATCATCCTTGGCGCCACGCTGGCCATGACGCCGCTGCTGCCCACCAACCTGCTGGGCGACACCGGACAAAACAGCCTGACCGTCACCCAGAAGATGCCCGCGGGCACCAGCCTGGACGCCACGGATGCGGCAGCAAAAAAGGTGGAGGCCGTGCTGGCCCGCATTGACGGGATCCAAGACGTGCAGGTCACCGTGGGAAACAGCTCCGGCGGCTTCTCCGCGCTGCTGTCCTCCGGCGCGTCCAGCGCCACGTTCCAGGTCATCACCGATCCCAACGCAGACCAGGTGGCGCTGCAGGACACCGTCCGCGACGCGGTGGTCCAGGTCAAGAACGCCGGAACCATTGCCCTGGGGTCATCCGGCGGCGGCTTTGGCACCTCAAACTCCGTGGACGTCACGGTGAAGGCGGGCACCGGCGTCGCGCTTCAGGATGCGTCCGACGCCCTGGTGAAGGCCCTGACCGGCCTGCCCGGGGCGCAGTCGGTGGCGAGCAACCTCTCCGGGGCGCAGCCCGTGGTGCAGGTCAGTGTGGACCGGGCCAAGGCCGTCGCGGCGGGGCTCGACGAATCGCAGGTCACCGGCCTGCTCGCGGCCACCGTCAGCCCCCTGCCGGGCGGGACCGTGCGCATCGACACCACCGACTACAAGGTCCAGGTGGGTGTCGGGCGGACGTTCGACTCGGTCGCCGCCCTCGCCGCGGCCCAGGTTCCCACCCCGGCCGGGCCCGTGCCGCTGAGCGCCTTCGCCACGGTGAAGCAGGTGGACACGCCCTTGACCATCACCTCCTCCAACGGGCAGCGGACGGCCACCGTGTCCGTCACGCCGGATGCCAACTCGCTGGGCTCGCTGAGCGCCGAGGTGCAAAAGAAGATCGATTCCGTGAAGCTCCCGCCCGGCGCCGTTGCCACGATCGGCGGGGCGGCAACGCAGCAGTCGGATTCGTTCCGGCAGCTGGGCCTGGCCATGCTGGCGGCCATCGCCATTGTGTACGTGATCATGGTGGCCACGTTCAAGTCGCTCATCCAGCCGCTGATCCTGCTGGTCTCCATCCCGTTTGCGGCGACGGGCGCCATCGCGCTGCTGCTCATCACGCGCGTGCCGCTGGGGCTGGCGTCGCTGATTGGCATGTTGATGCTGGTGGGCATCGTGGTCACGAACGCCATTGTGCTCATTGACCTGATCAACCAGTACCGGCGCCCCTCCGGCGACCGGCCCGCCATGAACGTGGCGGACGCCATTGAACACGGCGCCCGGCAGCGCCTTCGCCCGATCCTGATGACGGCGCTGGCTACCATTTTCGCCCTGACGCCGATGGCGCTGGGCGTGACGGGCGGCGGCGGGTTCATCTCGCAGCCGCTGGCCATCGTGGTGGTGGGCGGGCTGGTCTCCTCCACCCTGCTGACGCTGGTCCTGGTGCCCGTGCTGTACCGGCTGGTGGAGGGCCGCAAGGAACGGCGCGAGCTCATGAAGGCGCTCAAGGTGGTGCACCGGCCGGCATCGGGCGGCGCCGGTTCACCGGCGGGGCCTGAGTTCCAGGACTGGACCACGGGCGCCATCCCCAAGGTCCGCGGCCGCCGCGCTGCCGACTGA
- the ilvD gene encoding dihydroxy-acid dehydratase — protein sequence MSVETNSADDVVRTADGKPDIKPRSRVVTDGIHASPARGMFRAVGMGDDDFRKPQIGIASSWNEITPCNLSLNRLAQGAKEGVFAADGFPMQFGTISVSDGISMGHEGMHFSLVSREVIADSVETVMMAERLDGSVLLAGCDKSLPGMLMAAARLNLASVFLYAGSIMPGFAKLEDGTEKEVTLIDAFEAVGACAAGKMSMKDLDSIERAICPGEGACGGMYTANTMACIGEALGMSLPGSAAPPSADRRRDMYARKSGAAVVHLLEKGIRARDIMTKKAFENAIAVTMAFGGSTNAVLHLLAIAREAHVDLTLKDFNRIGDRIPHLGDLKPFGRYVMFDVDKIGGVPVIMKALLDAGLIHGDCLTVTGRTVAENLAEINPPDPDGKVLRALDNPIHKTGGITILHGSLAPEGAVVKSAGFDLDVFEGTARVFEREQGALDALDKGQIHAGDVVVIRYEGPKGGPGMREMLAITGAIKGAGLGRDVLLLTDGRFSGGTTGLCIGHVAPEAVDGGPIAFVRDGDRIRVDIAARSFDLLVDAAELEARKAGWEPLPAKFTSGVLAKYAKLVNSASTGAFCG from the coding sequence ATGAGCGTGGAGACCAATTCAGCAGATGACGTTGTCCGGACCGCAGACGGCAAGCCGGACATCAAGCCCCGCAGCCGCGTTGTCACCGACGGGATCCACGCCTCCCCGGCGCGCGGCATGTTCCGCGCCGTGGGCATGGGCGACGACGACTTCCGCAAGCCGCAGATCGGCATCGCCAGTTCCTGGAATGAAATCACGCCCTGCAACCTGTCCCTGAACCGGCTGGCCCAGGGAGCCAAGGAAGGCGTGTTCGCCGCGGACGGCTTCCCCATGCAGTTTGGCACCATCTCCGTTTCCGACGGCATCTCCATGGGCCATGAAGGCATGCACTTTTCCCTAGTCTCCCGCGAAGTCATCGCCGATTCCGTGGAAACCGTCATGATGGCCGAGCGCCTGGACGGTTCCGTGCTGCTGGCCGGCTGCGACAAGTCCCTGCCCGGCATGCTCATGGCCGCTGCCCGCCTGAACCTGGCCAGCGTCTTCCTGTATGCCGGCTCCATCATGCCCGGCTTCGCGAAGTTGGAAGACGGCACGGAGAAGGAAGTCACCCTGATCGACGCCTTCGAGGCCGTGGGGGCCTGTGCCGCCGGGAAGATGAGCATGAAGGACCTGGACAGCATTGAGCGCGCCATCTGTCCCGGGGAGGGCGCCTGCGGCGGCATGTACACGGCCAACACCATGGCGTGCATCGGCGAGGCCCTCGGCATGTCACTGCCCGGCTCAGCCGCCCCGCCCAGCGCCGACCGCCGTCGCGACATGTACGCCCGCAAGTCAGGCGCGGCCGTGGTCCACCTGCTCGAAAAAGGCATCCGCGCCCGCGACATCATGACCAAGAAGGCCTTTGAAAACGCCATCGCCGTCACCATGGCGTTCGGCGGCTCCACGAACGCCGTCCTCCATCTCCTGGCCATTGCCCGCGAGGCACACGTGGACCTGACGCTCAAGGACTTCAACCGCATTGGCGACAGGATCCCTCACCTGGGCGACCTGAAGCCCTTCGGCCGCTACGTGATGTTCGACGTCGACAAGATCGGCGGCGTGCCCGTCATCATGAAGGCCCTGCTCGACGCCGGACTCATCCACGGCGACTGCCTCACCGTCACCGGCCGGACGGTTGCGGAGAACCTCGCCGAGATCAACCCCCCGGACCCCGACGGCAAGGTGCTGCGCGCATTGGACAACCCGATTCACAAGACCGGCGGCATCACCATCCTGCACGGCTCGCTGGCGCCGGAGGGCGCCGTCGTCAAGAGCGCAGGCTTCGACCTGGACGTCTTTGAAGGCACAGCCCGCGTGTTTGAGCGCGAGCAGGGCGCGCTCGACGCCCTGGACAAGGGGCAGATCCACGCCGGCGACGTCGTCGTCATCCGCTACGAAGGCCCCAAGGGCGGCCCCGGCATGCGCGAAATGCTCGCCATCACCGGCGCCATCAAGGGCGCCGGGCTCGGCAGGGACGTGCTGCTGCTGACGGACGGCCGCTTTTCCGGCGGCACCACCGGCCTGTGCATCGGCCACGTGGCCCCGGAAGCGGTCGACGGCGGGCCCATCGCCTTTGTGCGCGACGGCGACAGGATCCGCGTGGACATCGCCGCCCGGTCCTTCGATCTCCTGGTGGACGCCGCCGAGCTGGAGGCCCGCAAGGCCGGATGGGAGCCGCTGCCGGCGAAGTTCACCTCCGGCGTGCTGGCCAAGTATGCGAAATTGGTCAACAGCGCCTCGACGGGAGCCTTCTGCGGATAG
- a CDS encoding malate:quinone oxidoreductase: MTFISTTKDADVVLIGGGIMSATLGAMLKQLEPTWNIVLFEQLGQPGLESSSPWNNAGTGHSALCELNYSPQAKDGTVDPAKALNINEQFQLSRQFWAHMVDNGLVGSPKGFINTVPHMSFVIGEAHRKFLKARHAALSSNPLFASMEYSEDPAQIAKWAPLVMKGRDPQEKVTATRAAEGTDVDFGALTRELIGYMDSHGVEVNYNTSVTDVERTADGRWDVSTKYRSSGEHGRIKAKFVFIGSGGGALHLLQKSGIPEGNGFGGFPVSGQFFRCTDEKIASRHSAKVYGQASVGAPPMSVPHLDTRYVGGKRSLLFGPYGGFSTKYLKTGSYLDLPGSIRPGNIIPMLAVGKDNLDLVKYLVSEVTKSHAGKVEALHEYFPGADGKDWELITAGQRVQIIKKDAKKGGILQFGTEVITSADGTISALLGASPGASTAVPIMLQLLQRCFPRKFKLEWQDSLRGMMPTYGTKLNENPELFDKSLASTAASLQLQTDPA, translated from the coding sequence GTGACCTTCATCTCGACCACCAAAGACGCTGACGTCGTTCTCATCGGAGGCGGCATCATGAGCGCCACTTTGGGTGCAATGCTCAAGCAACTCGAACCGACCTGGAACATTGTGCTGTTTGAACAGCTGGGGCAGCCGGGCCTTGAATCCTCCAGCCCGTGGAACAACGCCGGCACCGGCCACTCCGCGCTCTGCGAACTCAACTATTCGCCACAGGCCAAGGACGGCACCGTTGATCCGGCAAAGGCGCTGAACATCAACGAACAGTTCCAGCTCTCCCGCCAGTTCTGGGCACACATGGTGGACAACGGCCTGGTCGGCTCCCCCAAGGGTTTCATCAACACCGTCCCGCACATGAGCTTTGTGATTGGCGAAGCGCACCGCAAGTTCCTCAAGGCCCGGCACGCCGCGCTGAGCAGCAACCCGCTGTTCGCCTCCATGGAGTACTCCGAGGACCCCGCCCAGATTGCCAAGTGGGCGCCCCTGGTCATGAAGGGACGCGACCCCCAGGAAAAGGTGACCGCCACGCGCGCCGCCGAGGGCACCGACGTCGACTTTGGCGCCCTGACCCGCGAGCTCATCGGGTACATGGACAGCCACGGCGTCGAGGTCAACTACAACACCTCCGTCACCGACGTCGAACGCACCGCCGACGGCCGGTGGGACGTTTCGACCAAGTACCGGTCCTCCGGCGAACACGGGCGGATCAAGGCGAAGTTCGTCTTCATTGGCAGCGGCGGCGGCGCCCTGCACCTGCTCCAAAAGTCGGGCATTCCCGAGGGCAACGGTTTTGGCGGCTTCCCCGTTTCCGGCCAGTTCTTCCGCTGCACGGATGAAAAAATCGCGTCCCGGCACAGCGCCAAGGTCTACGGCCAGGCATCCGTGGGCGCACCCCCCATGTCCGTCCCGCACCTGGACACCCGCTACGTGGGCGGCAAGCGGTCCCTCCTCTTCGGCCCGTACGGCGGCTTCTCCACGAAGTACCTGAAGACCGGCAGCTACCTTGACCTGCCCGGCTCCATCCGGCCCGGAAATATCATCCCGATGCTCGCGGTCGGCAAGGACAACCTCGACCTGGTGAAGTACCTGGTCAGCGAGGTCACCAAGTCCCACGCGGGCAAGGTGGAGGCGCTCCACGAGTACTTCCCCGGCGCCGACGGCAAGGACTGGGAACTGATCACGGCCGGGCAGCGGGTCCAGATCATTAAGAAGGACGCCAAAAAGGGCGGCATCCTGCAGTTCGGCACCGAGGTCATCACCTCGGCCGACGGCACCATCTCCGCCCTGCTCGGCGCCTCCCCCGGCGCGTCCACGGCCGTGCCGATCATGCTGCAGCTGCTCCAGCGCTGCTTCCCGCGCAAGTTCAAGCTGGAATGGCAGGATTCGCTGCGCGGCATGATGCCCACCTACGGCACCAAGCTCAACGAGAACCCGGAACTGTTTGACAAGAGCCTGGCCTCGACGGCGGCGTCGCTGCAGTTGCAGACCGATCCGGCCTAG
- the bcp gene encoding thioredoxin-dependent thiol peroxidase, whose amino-acid sequence MSERLVPGDTAPPFSLPNADGGTTALEDFAGHDVVVYFYPAASTPGCTKQACDFRDSLASLTSAGYQVVGISPDPVAKLAKFAAQEELTFPLLSDEDHAVADAYAAWGEKKNYGKTYQGLIRSTIVVDRDGKVAVAQYNVRATGHVAKLRRDLKIDQ is encoded by the coding sequence ATGTCCGAACGCCTCGTCCCCGGCGACACCGCCCCGCCCTTCAGCCTGCCCAATGCCGACGGCGGAACCACGGCATTGGAGGACTTCGCGGGCCACGACGTGGTGGTCTACTTTTACCCGGCAGCGTCGACGCCCGGCTGCACCAAGCAAGCCTGCGACTTTCGGGACAGCCTGGCCTCGCTGACGTCGGCCGGCTACCAGGTGGTGGGCATCTCCCCCGACCCCGTGGCGAAGCTTGCCAAGTTCGCTGCCCAGGAAGAGCTGACGTTCCCGCTGCTGTCCGACGAGGACCACGCCGTCGCCGACGCCTACGCAGCCTGGGGCGAAAAGAAGAACTACGGCAAGACCTATCAAGGCCTGATCCGCTCCACGATCGTGGTGGACCGCGACGGAAAGGTGGCCGTGGCCCAGTACAACGTCCGCGCCACCGGGCATGTGGCCAAGCTGCGCCGGGATTTGAAGATCGACCAGTAG
- a CDS encoding ABC transporter substrate-binding protein, whose translation MAAVVLLGATACTGAPGPDPSSTTPATRQAAPVTFNFGTGADPAGLDPALVADTESYRVTRQVLEGLVTIDPVTGAPAPSLATSWKELGDGLAYQFKLRRGVTFQDGTAFDAQAVCTNFERWYKLPKATRGDGAGTMFKQVFGEFSDHPKDSLYGGCTVDGPLEVTLHLKMRLTGFLQALTLPAFAISSPAALEKGTANTLNQTFHGNKVSKYALHPVGTGPFMFTSSAPGTVTMTAYPKYWGPKGQIHTLIFTTYDEPETRLAALADGTLDGFDPVTPSNFDKLVKAGRQVLQRDPFSVVYVGINQAVPVMKDAKVREAIAAGIDKTTLVNDFFIAGTATTAQFIPPKLSGFNNAVPGIAYDPVKAKELLKSSGYKGQEIKFYYPTNVTRTYLPTPEKVYAEIARELTAVGFNIKPVPIAWNDGYVQAVTSPGDHALSLMGWNGGYADPDNFVGPLFGAPNGELGLQDPQLVSKITRARSIPNGPARTAAYDAINKLIATSVPAVPIAFPISAIALSDKVASYPLSPVLNEVFNHVTLAAGN comes from the coding sequence ATGGCCGCCGTCGTCCTTCTGGGGGCCACCGCCTGCACCGGGGCGCCGGGACCCGACCCGTCAAGCACGACGCCGGCCACCCGGCAGGCCGCGCCGGTCACCTTTAACTTTGGCACCGGAGCGGACCCGGCGGGCCTTGATCCGGCGCTGGTGGCGGACACGGAGTCGTACCGGGTGACGCGGCAGGTCCTGGAGGGGCTTGTCACGATCGATCCCGTCACCGGCGCGCCGGCCCCGAGCCTGGCGACGTCCTGGAAGGAGCTCGGCGACGGGCTGGCGTACCAGTTCAAGCTGCGCCGCGGCGTCACGTTCCAGGACGGCACGGCCTTTGACGCGCAGGCCGTGTGCACCAACTTCGAGCGCTGGTACAAGCTGCCCAAGGCCACGCGCGGGGACGGCGCCGGGACCATGTTCAAGCAGGTGTTCGGCGAATTTTCGGACCATCCCAAGGATTCGCTCTACGGCGGCTGCACCGTGGACGGACCGCTGGAGGTGACCCTGCACCTGAAGATGCGGCTGACCGGCTTCCTGCAGGCCCTGACCCTGCCGGCCTTTGCCATCTCCTCCCCCGCCGCGCTGGAAAAGGGAACCGCCAACACCCTCAACCAGACGTTCCACGGCAACAAGGTCTCCAAATACGCGCTCCATCCGGTGGGCACGGGCCCGTTCATGTTCACCTCGTCCGCCCCCGGAACGGTGACCATGACCGCGTACCCGAAGTATTGGGGACCAAAGGGCCAGATCCACACGCTCATCTTCACCACCTACGACGAGCCCGAAACGCGGCTGGCCGCCCTGGCGGACGGCACCTTGGACGGCTTTGACCCGGTGACGCCGTCCAACTTTGACAAGCTGGTCAAGGCAGGCAGGCAGGTGCTCCAGCGCGACCCGTTCTCCGTCGTGTACGTCGGAATCAACCAGGCCGTCCCCGTCATGAAGGACGCGAAGGTCCGCGAGGCCATCGCCGCCGGCATCGACAAGACCACGCTCGTCAACGACTTCTTCATCGCCGGCACGGCCACCACGGCGCAGTTCATTCCGCCCAAGCTCAGCGGCTTCAACAACGCCGTGCCCGGCATCGCCTACGACCCCGTCAAGGCCAAGGAGCTGCTGAAGTCCTCCGGCTACAAGGGCCAGGAAATCAAGTTCTACTACCCCACCAACGTGACCCGCACCTACCTGCCCACGCCCGAGAAGGTGTATGCCGAGATTGCACGCGAGCTGACGGCCGTCGGCTTCAACATCAAGCCCGTGCCGATCGCCTGGAACGACGGCTACGTCCAGGCCGTCACGAGCCCCGGCGACCACGCACTGAGCCTCATGGGCTGGAACGGCGGCTACGCCGACCCGGACAACTTCGTGGGCCCGCTCTTCGGCGCCCCCAACGGCGAACTTGGCCTGCAGGACCCCCAGCTCGTCTCCAAGATCACGCGGGCGCGCAGCATCCCCAACGGCCCCGCGCGGACCGCCGCCTACGACGCCATCAACAAGCTGATCGCCACCAGTGTCCCGGCGGTGCCCATCGCGTTCCCCATCTCCGCGATCGCCCTCTCCGACAAAGTGGCCAGCTACCCGCTCAGCCCGGTCCTCAACGAGGTCTTCAACCACGTCACGCTGGCCGCCGGAAACTAG
- a CDS encoding acetolactate synthase large subunit: MSKGKPASPALMAAKSHGHGGTAVSSPGAVSPAGPATAVVGPNRIVAPVQMTGSEALVRSLEELGVKDVFGLPGGAILPTYDPLMASSLNHVLVRHEQGAGHAAQGYAMVTGEVGVCIATSGPGATNLVTPIMDAHMDSVPMVAITGQVSSAVIGTDAFQEADIVGITMPVTKHSYLVTDPQDVPRVMAEAFHLASTGRPGPVLVDVSKDAQQGQMTFSWPPVIDLPGYRPVFRGHSKQLREAAKLIREARKPVLYVGGGVIKAHASKELMELAELTGAPVVTTLMARGAFPDSHRLHVGMPGMHGTVSAVTALQQSDLLITLGARFDDRVTGVLGSFAPHAKVIHADIDPAEISKNRTADVPIVGSVKEIIPDLTAAVKVEFEAHGAPDLGDWWAFLGNLRDTYPLGWTEPEDGLMSPQRVISRIGALTGPEGVYVAGVGQHQMWAAQFIKYERPHSWLNSGGAGTMGYSVPAAMGAKVGEPDRVVWAIDGDGCFQMTNQELATCRINNIPIKVAIINNSSLGMVRQWQTLFYNSRYSNTDLNTGHDTMRIPDFVKLADAYGCVGLRCDRVEDLDATIEKALSINDRPVVIDFVVSPDSMVWPMVPSGVSNDQIQVARNLTPVWEEED, from the coding sequence ATGAGTAAAGGAAAGCCCGCCAGCCCTGCGCTGATGGCCGCCAAGTCCCATGGGCACGGCGGCACCGCAGTCAGCAGCCCCGGTGCAGTCAGCCCCGCAGGCCCGGCCACCGCCGTCGTAGGCCCCAACCGCATTGTGGCGCCTGTACAAATGACCGGCTCCGAGGCACTTGTCCGTTCACTGGAAGAGCTGGGCGTCAAGGACGTCTTCGGGCTTCCCGGCGGGGCGATCCTGCCCACCTACGATCCCCTCATGGCCTCCTCCCTCAACCACGTGCTGGTCCGCCACGAGCAGGGTGCCGGGCATGCCGCGCAGGGCTATGCCATGGTCACGGGTGAGGTCGGCGTGTGCATCGCGACCTCCGGACCCGGCGCCACCAACCTGGTCACGCCCATCATGGACGCCCACATGGACTCCGTGCCGATGGTTGCCATCACCGGCCAGGTCTCCAGCGCGGTCATCGGCACCGACGCGTTCCAGGAAGCGGACATCGTGGGTATCACGATGCCCGTGACCAAGCACTCCTACCTCGTCACCGACCCCCAGGACGTCCCCCGCGTCATGGCGGAGGCCTTCCACCTCGCCTCCACCGGCCGCCCCGGTCCCGTGCTGGTTGACGTGTCCAAGGACGCCCAGCAGGGCCAGATGACGTTCTCCTGGCCGCCGGTCATCGACCTCCCCGGCTACCGGCCCGTGTTCCGCGGCCACTCCAAGCAGCTGCGCGAAGCCGCCAAGCTGATCCGCGAGGCCAGGAAGCCGGTCCTGTACGTGGGCGGCGGCGTCATCAAGGCCCACGCCTCCAAGGAGCTCATGGAGCTGGCCGAACTGACGGGCGCGCCCGTCGTCACCACGCTAATGGCCCGCGGCGCGTTCCCGGATTCACACCGGCTGCATGTGGGCATGCCCGGCATGCACGGCACCGTCTCCGCCGTCACGGCCCTGCAGCAGTCGGACCTGCTGATCACCCTGGGAGCGCGCTTCGACGACCGCGTCACCGGCGTGCTCGGCAGCTTCGCCCCGCACGCCAAGGTCATCCACGCGGACATCGACCCGGCGGAAATATCCAAGAACCGCACGGCGGATGTCCCGATCGTGGGCTCCGTCAAGGAGATCATCCCGGACCTGACGGCCGCCGTGAAGGTGGAGTTCGAGGCCCACGGGGCGCCGGACCTCGGCGACTGGTGGGCGTTCCTGGGGAACCTGCGCGACACCTACCCGCTGGGCTGGACCGAGCCGGAGGACGGGCTCATGTCCCCTCAGCGGGTCATCTCCCGCATCGGCGCCCTGACCGGCCCGGAGGGCGTGTACGTGGCGGGCGTGGGGCAGCACCAGATGTGGGCCGCGCAGTTCATCAAGTATGAGCGTCCCCATTCCTGGCTGAACTCCGGCGGCGCCGGCACCATGGGGTACTCGGTGCCCGCGGCCATGGGCGCCAAGGTGGGCGAGCCGGACCGCGTGGTCTGGGCCATCGACGGCGACGGCTGCTTCCAGATGACCAACCAGGAACTGGCCACCTGTCGGATCAACAACATCCCGATCAAGGTCGCGATCATCAACAACTCCTCGCTCGGCATGGTGCGCCAGTGGCAGACGCTGTTCTACAACAGCCGCTATTCCAACACCGACCTGAATACGGGCCACGACACCATGCGGATCCCGGACTTCGTCAAGCTCGCCGACGCCTACGGGTGCGTGGGCCTGCGCTGCGACCGCGTCGAGGACCTTGACGCGACCATCGAAAAGGCGCTTTCCATCAACGACCGCCCCGTAGTCATCGACTTCGTGGTCAGCCCCGACTCCATGGTGTGGCCGATGGTCCCCTCCGGCGTCAGCAACGACCAGATCCAAGTGGCACGGAACCTGACCCCCGTGTGGGAAGAAGAGGACTAG